A genomic window from Streptomyces mirabilis includes:
- a CDS encoding polysaccharide biosynthesis tyrosine autokinase — protein MDLHGFLKALVRRWPTVVVCLVLATGAALAVTSLSTPVYEARTQLFVATHTGEDTVQLNQGQSFSQARVQSYAAIVTTRQVTRPVVKELRLRTTPEELASRITAVAPLNTVLIDITVRDTEPRRAARIANAVAERFSAVVERLETPKRAVQRSGKNHADDAPPASPVSLGVTQEAVAPVGPVSPRPLLNLAAGVFGGLLLGAGLVALRETLDTTLKTSEALGEFTALPGLGTIPYDRNVPKQPLVSADVHSHRAEAFRKLRTNLQFSQVDEPPRIIAVTSSVPGEGKTNTAVNLALSLAETGLSTCLVDGDLRRPCVASTFGLVQDAGLTTVLIGQARIEDVMQQAGGRLSVLASGAVPPNPTELLASARMEEVLRELADTYEVVIVDTAPLLPVADTLGLASFAQGALLVVRAAKTSRDQVRTAAESLDRVSVRVLGTVFNMAPVPRGDRYGTYGSYGELPAPRVSDPGKEAAATTRLAGGK, from the coding sequence TTGGATCTCCACGGATTCCTGAAGGCTCTTGTCAGACGCTGGCCGACCGTCGTGGTCTGTCTCGTTCTCGCGACCGGGGCGGCGCTCGCCGTGACGAGCTTGAGCACACCCGTCTACGAGGCCAGGACCCAGCTCTTCGTCGCCACCCACACCGGTGAGGACACCGTCCAGCTGAACCAGGGGCAGAGCTTCTCGCAGGCGCGCGTTCAGTCGTACGCCGCGATCGTGACCACCCGTCAGGTGACCCGGCCTGTGGTGAAGGAGCTGCGGCTGCGTACCACCCCGGAGGAACTGGCGTCCCGGATCACCGCCGTCGCCCCGCTCAACACCGTGCTCATCGACATCACCGTCCGGGACACCGAGCCCAGGCGTGCGGCACGCATCGCCAACGCGGTGGCGGAGCGGTTCAGCGCGGTCGTCGAGAGGCTGGAGACGCCCAAGCGCGCCGTCCAGCGGTCCGGAAAGAACCACGCGGACGATGCCCCGCCCGCCTCGCCCGTCTCCCTGGGCGTCACCCAGGAAGCTGTCGCCCCCGTAGGCCCGGTCTCACCTCGCCCGCTGCTGAACCTGGCCGCAGGAGTGTTCGGCGGCCTGCTGCTCGGTGCCGGCCTCGTCGCCCTGCGCGAGACCCTCGACACCACGCTCAAGACCAGCGAGGCGCTGGGAGAGTTCACCGCGCTGCCGGGTCTCGGCACCATCCCGTACGACAGGAACGTCCCCAAGCAACCGCTCGTCAGCGCCGACGTGCACTCCCACCGTGCCGAGGCCTTCCGCAAGCTGCGCACCAACCTGCAGTTCTCGCAGGTCGACGAGCCGCCCCGGATCATCGCGGTGACAAGTTCGGTGCCTGGTGAGGGCAAGACCAACACCGCGGTGAACCTCGCCCTCTCGCTCGCCGAGACAGGTCTCTCCACCTGCCTCGTGGACGGCGACCTGCGCCGACCGTGTGTGGCGTCGACCTTCGGTCTCGTCCAGGACGCCGGTCTGACCACCGTGCTCATCGGACAGGCCCGCATCGAGGACGTGATGCAGCAGGCCGGCGGCCGGCTCTCGGTTCTCGCCAGCGGCGCCGTACCGCCGAATCCCACGGAGCTGCTCGCCTCGGCGCGCATGGAAGAGGTGCTGCGCGAACTGGCGGACACCTACGAGGTCGTGATCGTCGACACCGCGCCGCTGCTGCCGGTCGCCGACACGCTCGGACTGGCCTCCTTCGCCCAGGGCGCACTGCTCGTCGTGCGCGCCGCGAAGACCAGCCGGGATCAGGTCCGCACCGCCGCGGAATCGCTGGACCGCGTGAGTGTCCGCGTCCTCGGCACCGTCTTCAACATGGCTCCGGTGCCCAGGGGCGATCGCTACGGCACCTACGGGTCGTACGGCGAGCTGCCCGCTCCTCGTGTGTCGGACCCCGGGAAGGAGGCCGCCGCGACGACACGTCTCGCGGGCGGGAAATGA
- a CDS encoding DUF4012 domain-containing protein, with translation MRRPGHSREGAPGRRRVLRNTVLAAAALPLAGAVWIGVTGLLARSELIAAGRDLDALRQSLAPVPGAPSGAVPASVQEREREVRSAAAHAARAHRLTTGPAWYPAAALPFFGGPVRTVRGAAYAADRLAGDVLSPLVRALPPATPDGRGDGMSEALMTLQKHAPEVVRAARAAVEVQAYVHGLPRSTWLPAADRARAGLARQIDRLGPVMTDASLAARVLPSLLGAGGERRYFLAFQNIAEARGTGGVPGAFAVLSADRGHLSFERFGNNTEMATTKTDLDLGADFTARYQGSEPTRVWANSNMSPHFPYAARIWAAAWREHTGERVDGAFAVDPATLSRLLRVTGPARMAGGTELTADNVVDLTERASYAMYDDVARRKAFFVEAARAAAGPLISATGDMRRLPALLVALNDAQRDGRLKVWSAHAAEQRLLESRSYSGALPDTPGPFAGLVVNNAAGSKLDYYLDRSLVWEANGCSLDDRPVTATVTLTNRAPVSGLPGYVTLREDSPPYRTRPGDNRLLVSYYAGVGASLTGATLDGRPAQLAPGVERGHSVYTLDLELPAHSSRTLVLHLLEPHADRTPVLLRQSLVTPLRATLKPGGACRV, from the coding sequence ATGCGCAGGCCCGGCCACTCCCGCGAGGGGGCACCGGGCCGCCGTCGTGTACTCAGGAACACCGTGCTGGCCGCCGCGGCGCTCCCCCTGGCCGGCGCCGTCTGGATCGGTGTCACCGGGCTGCTCGCCCGTTCGGAGTTGATCGCGGCCGGGCGGGACCTCGACGCGCTGCGGCAGTCGCTGGCGCCCGTGCCCGGCGCCCCCTCCGGTGCCGTGCCCGCGTCCGTCCAGGAGCGGGAACGGGAGGTGCGGTCCGCCGCCGCCCACGCCGCTCGGGCGCATCGCCTCACCACCGGCCCGGCCTGGTACCCCGCAGCCGCGCTGCCCTTCTTCGGCGGCCCGGTCAGGACCGTGCGCGGAGCCGCGTACGCGGCCGACCGGCTGGCCGGCGATGTGCTGTCCCCGCTGGTGCGGGCCCTGCCACCGGCCACGCCGGACGGCCGCGGTGACGGGATGTCCGAGGCGCTGATGACCCTGCAGAAGCACGCGCCGGAAGTCGTCCGGGCCGCCCGCGCCGCGGTCGAGGTGCAGGCCTACGTGCACGGGCTGCCCCGGTCCACCTGGTTGCCGGCGGCCGACCGGGCCCGGGCGGGGCTCGCGCGGCAGATCGACCGCCTCGGCCCGGTGATGACCGACGCCTCCCTGGCGGCCCGCGTCCTGCCGTCCCTGCTCGGCGCTGGAGGGGAACGGCGTTACTTCCTCGCGTTCCAGAACATCGCCGAGGCGCGTGGCACCGGGGGCGTTCCGGGGGCTTTCGCCGTGCTGTCGGCCGACCGGGGTCATCTGTCCTTCGAGCGCTTCGGCAACAACACCGAGATGGCCACGACGAAGACGGACCTCGACCTGGGAGCCGACTTCACGGCCCGCTACCAGGGCAGCGAGCCCACTCGCGTGTGGGCCAACTCCAACATGAGCCCGCACTTCCCCTACGCGGCCCGCATCTGGGCCGCGGCGTGGCGCGAACACACCGGCGAGCGCGTGGACGGCGCGTTCGCCGTCGACCCCGCCACGCTGAGCCGTCTGCTGCGCGTCACCGGACCGGCCCGCATGGCGGGCGGCACCGAGCTGACCGCCGACAACGTCGTGGACCTCACCGAACGGGCCAGCTACGCGATGTACGACGACGTCGCCCGGCGCAAGGCGTTCTTCGTCGAGGCGGCCCGCGCCGCCGCCGGGCCCCTGATCTCCGCGACCGGCGACATGCGCCGGCTGCCCGCCCTGCTCGTCGCCCTGAACGACGCCCAGCGGGACGGACGGCTGAAGGTGTGGAGCGCGCATGCCGCGGAGCAACGTCTCCTCGAGTCGCGCTCCTACTCGGGCGCTCTCCCGGACACTCCCGGCCCCTTCGCGGGGCTGGTGGTGAACAACGCCGCCGGCTCCAAACTGGACTACTACCTCGACCGAAGCCTGGTCTGGGAAGCGAACGGCTGCTCCCTCGACGACCGCCCGGTCACCGCGACGGTGACCCTGACCAACCGGGCCCCGGTCTCCGGGCTGCCCGGTTACGTCACCTTGCGGGAGGACTCCCCGCCCTACCGCACCCGGCCGGGTGACAACCGGCTCCTGGTGTCGTACTACGCGGGCGTCGGCGCCTCCCTGACCGGCGCCACCCTGGACGGCCGCCCGGCGCAGCTCGCACCCGGCGTCGAACGCGGCCACTCCGTGTACACGCTGGACCTGGAACTGCCCGCCCACTCCAGCCGCACGCTGGTACTGCACCTGCTGGAGCCGCACGCGGACCGCACCCCGGTCCTTCTGCGACAGTCCCTGGTGACGCCACTGCGAGCCACGCTGAAACCGGGCGGTGCCTGCCGTGTCTGA
- a CDS encoding glutaminyl-peptide cyclotransferase: MSERLRRTGAVLLGVLLLASCATGEYAPDDPAGGAAGGRRVAAHRVEHLRVKVLKSFPHDPRAFTQGLEMAGDTLYEGTGISGRSSVRAGPLGKKPTVRTALPAPLFGEGITVLGRTLWQLTWRNRIAIERDARTLRELRRVPYPDDGWGVCLERARHRLVTSDGSSRLTFRDPRSLAKTGEVAVTEGGQPVTELNELECVGAAVYANVLFTDRIVRIDPVTGAVTASIDASGLLRDDELVPGSALNGIAAVPGTHQFLITGKFWPRMFRVALAPA; encoded by the coding sequence GTGTCTGAGCGCCTGCGCCGCACCGGGGCGGTGCTCCTGGGGGTGCTGCTGCTCGCGTCGTGCGCGACGGGAGAGTACGCCCCGGACGATCCGGCAGGCGGGGCCGCGGGTGGGCGGCGGGTCGCCGCGCACCGGGTCGAGCACCTGCGGGTCAAGGTGCTCAAGTCCTTTCCGCACGACCCGCGAGCGTTCACCCAGGGACTCGAGATGGCCGGCGACACGCTCTACGAAGGCACCGGCATCTCCGGCCGGTCCTCGGTGCGGGCAGGGCCTTTGGGCAAGAAGCCCACGGTCCGCACGGCACTCCCCGCGCCCTTGTTCGGTGAGGGCATCACCGTGCTCGGCCGAACCCTGTGGCAGCTCACCTGGCGGAACCGGATCGCCATCGAGCGCGACGCCAGGACACTCAGGGAACTGCGTCGCGTCCCGTACCCGGACGACGGCTGGGGCGTGTGCCTCGAGCGGGCCCGGCACCGGCTGGTGACCAGCGACGGCTCGTCACGGCTGACGTTCCGTGACCCCAGGTCGCTCGCGAAGACGGGCGAGGTCGCCGTGACCGAAGGGGGCCAGCCGGTGACGGAGCTGAACGAGTTGGAGTGCGTCGGTGCCGCTGTTTATGCGAACGTGCTCTTCACCGACCGGATCGTGCGCATCGATCCCGTCACCGGAGCGGTGACGGCGAGCATCGACGCCTCGGGCCTGCTGCGCGACGACGAACTCGTCCCGGGGTCCGCGCTGAACGGTATCGCGGCGGTCCCCGGCACCCATCAGTTCCTGATCACCGGGAAGTTCTGGCCCAGAATGTTCCGCGTCGCGCTGGCCCCGGCCTGA
- a CDS encoding sugar transferase, which yields MPHVPVARPAQTQVIRERPTGRRTGKPVWYAPAAVIGDVTGAAVPVYLAFALTGGTHAVAYAIVAAAAWLLVRGARDRYGERRLGERDNIGPATQDWLVLVGLLAVVRAATGEESPFLLALAALVPCAPTSAVVHNLIHRHLVARRRDGRTVRRALVIGEADAVDGLVSHLAKRTDHEFVVVGVCPIGDEDPHTLAPVATRIGRQAPPHPSADSAPVLDAARRLYADVVLVVPGPYMNGTRLRRLSWALHGEECPLVVVPGLTEVAGRRVGVLSVAGLTMLAVAPPLSRGVATLLKSVTDRLGAALLIVLLAPVFVAVALAVRMDSPGPAVHRQTRIGRDGKPFTMAKFRTMVVDAERLRHQLTGTNEQDGRMFKIRRDPRITRVGRVLRRSSLDELPQLFNVVRGHMSLVGPRPPLPDEAAGYDEVERRRLAVKPGLTGLWQVSGRSDLSWAETVALDLRYVDNWSPSGDLEVLCRTVGAVVAGRGAY from the coding sequence ATGCCCCACGTACCAGTGGCAAGACCTGCGCAGACACAGGTCATCCGGGAGCGGCCGACCGGGCGCCGCACCGGCAAGCCCGTCTGGTACGCGCCGGCCGCCGTCATCGGCGACGTGACCGGCGCAGCCGTGCCGGTGTATCTGGCCTTCGCGCTGACCGGCGGCACGCATGCCGTGGCCTACGCGATAGTGGCGGCCGCAGCATGGCTGCTCGTGCGCGGCGCACGGGACCGCTACGGCGAGCGCCGTCTCGGTGAGCGCGACAACATCGGCCCCGCGACGCAGGACTGGCTGGTGCTGGTCGGACTGCTCGCGGTGGTGCGGGCGGCGACAGGCGAGGAGTCCCCGTTCCTCCTTGCACTGGCCGCCCTGGTGCCCTGCGCCCCGACGAGCGCCGTCGTACACAATCTGATCCACCGTCACCTGGTCGCCCGGCGCCGCGACGGCCGGACCGTCCGCAGGGCCCTGGTGATCGGGGAGGCCGACGCCGTCGACGGTCTGGTGAGCCACCTCGCGAAGCGGACCGACCACGAGTTCGTCGTCGTCGGGGTGTGCCCGATCGGCGACGAGGACCCGCACACACTGGCCCCGGTCGCCACCCGTATCGGCCGACAGGCACCGCCGCACCCGTCTGCCGACTCCGCCCCGGTACTGGACGCGGCCCGGCGGCTCTACGCGGACGTGGTCCTGGTCGTGCCGGGACCGTACATGAACGGAACGCGCCTGCGGAGGCTGTCGTGGGCCCTGCACGGCGAAGAGTGCCCGCTCGTGGTCGTACCGGGTCTGACCGAGGTCGCCGGGCGCCGGGTGGGCGTCCTCTCCGTGGCCGGGCTCACCATGCTGGCCGTGGCCCCGCCCCTGAGTCGGGGGGTCGCGACGCTGCTCAAGTCGGTGACGGACCGGCTGGGCGCGGCGCTGCTGATCGTGCTGCTCGCCCCGGTGTTCGTGGCGGTGGCCCTCGCCGTACGGATGGACTCCCCGGGCCCCGCCGTGCACCGGCAGACGCGCATCGGACGCGACGGAAAACCGTTCACCATGGCCAAGTTCCGCACCATGGTCGTCGACGCGGAGCGGCTGAGGCATCAGCTGACCGGGACCAACGAGCAGGACGGCCGCATGTTCAAGATCCGCCGTGATCCGCGGATCACCCGCGTCGGCCGGGTGCTGCGCCGCTCCTCCCTGGACGAACTGCCCCAGCTGTTCAACGTGGTGCGGGGACACATGTCCCTGGTCGGTCCGCGACCGCCGCTGCCCGACGAGGCCGCCGGTTACGACGAGGTGGAGCGGCGCCGGCTGGCCGTCAAGCCCGGACTCACCGGCCTGTGGCAGGTCAGCGGCCGCTCCGACCTCTCCTGGGCCGAGACGGTCGCCCTGGACCTCAGGTACGTGGACAACTGGTCGCCGTCGGGGGACCTCGAGGTGCTGTGCCGGACGGTGGGCGCCGTAGTAGCGGGCAGAGGCGCCTACTGA
- the asnB gene encoding asparagine synthase (glutamine-hydrolyzing), with translation MCGFVVLLNRSAQFPSSGADPCTALAHRGPDASGHLNIHGPDWHAALHFRRLAVVDLDQRSDQPFGCPDRGVMVYNGEIYNAPQLRETLRKRHVAFRTEGDTEVLYELLLQPDASRLLDQVDGMFAFVLVLPDGELRYGRDRLGVKPLYAASDGAGRLAALASEIEPLRAARLAGDADAVAVAQGAMFLWTPPPRTGWQRVRVVPAGTVLAQRPPRYVHTSPWWQAGPVTPAGNIGAAVQESVARQVHADVPVGLLLSGGLDSTWLGVEMARKGFTGPAFAARSGRGAAASAEPFEDDAPYAARVARWLGLPLTWVDLDVDVLRRIPELVTTMELPFGDPAAFALMQLSRAARSEATVLLSGLGVEELFLGYERYQAVQLLQRLPGWARPAFGATAVVPRPRRYRGRADKFGRLLQLGPRDWSWATQAYYSGQEWMALSPLVGLEAVTERHREVAGAVLDDGGTPLAALAECDRRLFLPGLNLLYGDRASMRASVELRVPFLGEPVVACALGAVAEDQLRLGNGKARFRAAAVASGVPEFVARRPKTGFGAPVRSLLREHGARLWPEVRRSPVFDDVFDRRVADRLVTEHVRGVRDRGLAVFGLFCAAVWWECNVTGGPGRASDVLSGYTVRALG, from the coding sequence ATGTGCGGCTTCGTCGTCCTCCTCAATCGGAGTGCACAGTTCCCGTCGTCGGGCGCCGATCCGTGCACGGCGCTCGCGCATCGGGGACCCGACGCGAGCGGCCACTTGAACATCCACGGGCCGGACTGGCACGCAGCGCTGCACTTCCGCCGTCTGGCCGTGGTGGACCTCGATCAGAGGAGTGATCAGCCCTTCGGCTGCCCTGACCGTGGCGTGATGGTCTACAACGGCGAGATCTACAACGCCCCGCAGCTGCGCGAGACGCTGCGGAAGCGGCACGTGGCATTCAGGACCGAGGGCGACACCGAAGTCCTCTACGAGCTGCTCCTGCAGCCGGACGCGTCGCGGCTGCTCGACCAGGTGGACGGGATGTTCGCCTTCGTCCTCGTTCTGCCCGACGGAGAGCTGCGCTACGGGCGGGACCGGCTGGGCGTCAAACCGCTGTACGCCGCGTCGGACGGCGCGGGCCGCCTGGCGGCGCTCGCCAGTGAGATCGAACCGCTGCGGGCAGCCCGGCTGGCGGGCGATGCCGACGCGGTCGCGGTGGCGCAGGGTGCCATGTTCCTGTGGACGCCGCCACCGCGGACGGGCTGGCAGCGTGTGCGGGTGGTGCCGGCTGGAACTGTGCTGGCCCAGCGGCCTCCGCGGTACGTGCACACGTCACCGTGGTGGCAGGCCGGGCCCGTGACACCGGCCGGGAACATCGGTGCCGCGGTCCAGGAGTCGGTCGCTCGGCAAGTGCACGCGGACGTTCCGGTGGGACTGTTGCTCAGCGGAGGCCTGGACAGCACCTGGCTGGGCGTCGAGATGGCAAGGAAGGGCTTCACCGGGCCGGCCTTCGCGGCCAGGTCGGGCCGCGGCGCGGCGGCCTCCGCCGAGCCGTTCGAGGACGATGCCCCGTACGCCGCCCGGGTCGCCCGATGGCTGGGCCTGCCGCTGACATGGGTCGACCTGGACGTCGATGTGCTGCGCCGTATTCCGGAGCTGGTCACCACGATGGAGCTGCCTTTCGGCGACCCCGCCGCCTTCGCCCTGATGCAACTCTCCCGCGCCGCACGCAGCGAGGCGACCGTGCTGCTGTCGGGGCTCGGGGTCGAGGAACTGTTCCTCGGATACGAGCGCTACCAGGCCGTGCAGTTGCTGCAGCGGCTCCCCGGCTGGGCGCGCCCCGCCTTCGGCGCCACCGCCGTCGTGCCTCGGCCGCGGCGCTACCGGGGACGTGCCGACAAGTTCGGACGTCTGCTCCAGCTCGGTCCCCGCGACTGGTCCTGGGCGACGCAGGCGTACTACTCCGGGCAGGAGTGGATGGCCCTCTCGCCCCTCGTGGGGCTGGAGGCGGTCACCGAACGGCACCGCGAAGTGGCGGGCGCTGTGCTCGACGACGGTGGGACGCCCCTCGCGGCGCTCGCGGAATGCGACCGGCGGCTGTTCCTGCCGGGCCTGAATCTGCTGTACGGCGACCGTGCCTCGATGCGCGCGAGCGTGGAGCTGCGGGTTCCGTTCCTGGGTGAGCCGGTGGTGGCCTGCGCCCTGGGCGCCGTCGCGGAGGACCAGCTACGGCTCGGCAACGGCAAGGCGCGCTTCCGCGCGGCGGCGGTCGCGTCCGGGGTTCCCGAGTTCGTCGCCCGGCGTCCCAAGACGGGGTTCGGAGCGCCGGTGCGGTCGCTGCTGCGTGAGCACGGCGCCCGGTTGTGGCCCGAGGTGCGGCGGTCCCCGGTGTTCGACGACGTGTTCGACCGGCGGGTCGCCGACCGGCTCGTCACCGAACACGTCCGGGGCGTCCGTGACCGGGGCCTCGCGGTGTTCGGGCTGTTCTGCGCTGCTGTCTGGTGGGAGTGCAACGTCACCGGAGGCCCGGGCCGGGCCTCGGACGTCCTGTCCGGCTACACGGTCCGCGCGCTCGGCTGA